A stretch of the Lolium perenne isolate Kyuss_39 chromosome 3, Kyuss_2.0, whole genome shotgun sequence genome encodes the following:
- the LOC127344274 gene encoding F-box protein ETP1 isoform X1, with amino-acid sequence MSHRRRRPSSPPPVRAHPLEDDDLLHEILLRLPPQPTYLLRASIVSKRWRRLAKDPKFLSRYRIHHRKPPLLGHFSYEGGRFSFRSCLDPPYRIPPERFSLPPSSLEVRPCLDCRHGRVFFDDYLQSRVIVWDPITNDRRVIAHPPQFRDSGIEQIHSGAVLCAAGDQGHVHGACHSSPFKLVGLSAYHRNDVAIIFASVYSSDTGIWSDLVPTTLPWRGIRFSTKSALVGNTLHCLLAMDTILEFDLDTRMLAVTKTPPGAPPRHDNVQIIQSQDGGVGFAALSGSRYQPYLQMWDRKVDSHGAVTWVLQKTLELQKILGLESRIDKDKSSILHYLDDVQAIFLRVQSSLYMVDLESMQSKELSKGIGNSIYRPFTSFFTEGILQ; translated from the exons atgagccaccgccgccgccggccctcctcgccgccgccggtacGGGCGCATCCGCTGGAAGACGATGACCTCCTCCACGAGATCTTGCTCCGCCTCCCGCCACAGCCGACATATCTCCTGCGCGCGTCCATTGTCTCCAAGCGCTGGCGACGCCTCGCCAAAGATCCAAAGTTCCTCAGTCGCTACCGCATCCACCACCGGAAGCCTCCCCTCCTTGGCCACTTCTCTTATGAAGGAGGAAGATTCTCCTTCAGATCCTGCCTCGACCCGCCCTACCGCATCCCTCCCGAGCGCTTCTCCCTGCCACCCAGCAGCCTCGAGGTACGGCCGTGCCTCGACTGCCGCCACGGACGCGTATTCTTCGACGACTACTTGCAGAGTCGGGTCATTGTGTGGGACCCTATCACCAACGACCGCCGCGTCATAGCCCATCCGCCGCAGTTCCGCGACTCCGGGATTGAGCAAATCCACAGTGGGGCGGTGCTCTGCGCCGCCGGCGACCAGGGCCACGTGCATGGCGCCTGTCACTCGAGCCCTTTCAAACTGGTCGGGCTGAGCGCTTACCACCGCAATGATGTAGCCATCATCTTCGCAAGTGTCTACTCTTCGGACACTGGCATATGGAGCGATCTCGTACCAACAACCCTTCCGTGGAGGGGTATAAGATTTTCCACGAAAAGCGCACTTGTTGGTAACACCCTTCACTGTCTGCTTGCGATGGATACAATACTTGAGTTTGATTTGGACACACGGATGCTAGCTGTGACCAAGACACCTCCTGGTGCTCCTCCTCGCCATGACAATGTTCAGATCATCCAGTCACAGGATGGCGGTGTTGGCTTTGCTGCATTGTCTGGCTCTCGCTACCAGCCCTACTTGCAAATGTGGGACAGGAAGGTCGATTCTCATGGAGCTGTCACATGGGTGCTGCAGAAGACTCTTGAACTGCAGAAGATTCTTGGATTGGAGTCTAGGATTGACAAGGACAAATCATCTATACTGCACTACCTGGATGATGTTCAGGCAATCTTTTTGCGGGTGCAGTCATCTCTCTACATGGTTGACCTTGAATCAATGCAGTCTAAGGAACTTTCCAAAGGCATCGGCAATTCCATCTATCGTCCTTTCACAAGTTTCTTCACTGAAG GTATCTTACAATAG
- the LOC127344274 gene encoding F-box protein ETP1 isoform X2, giving the protein MSHRRRRPSSPPPVRAHPLEDDDLLHEILLRLPPQPTYLLRASIVSKRWRRLAKDPKFLSRYRIHHRKPPLLGHFSYEGGRFSFRSCLDPPYRIPPERFSLPPSSLEVRPCLDCRHGRVFFDDYLQSRVIVWDPITNDRRVIAHPPQFRDSGIEQIHSGAVLCAAGDQGHVHGACHSSPFKLVGLSAYHRNDVAIIFASVYSSDTGIWSDLVPTTLPWRGIRFSTKSALVGNTLHCLLAMDTILEFDLDTRMLAVTKTPPGAPPRHDNVQIIQSQDGGVGFAALSGSRYQPYLQMWDRKVDSHGAVTWVLQKTLELQKILGLESRIDKDKSSILHYLDDVQAIFLRVQSSLYMVDLESMQSKELSKGIGNSIYRPFTSFFTEGILQ; this is encoded by the coding sequence atgagccaccgccgccgccggccctcctcgccgccgccggtacGGGCGCATCCGCTGGAAGACGATGACCTCCTCCACGAGATCTTGCTCCGCCTCCCGCCACAGCCGACATATCTCCTGCGCGCGTCCATTGTCTCCAAGCGCTGGCGACGCCTCGCCAAAGATCCAAAGTTCCTCAGTCGCTACCGCATCCACCACCGGAAGCCTCCCCTCCTTGGCCACTTCTCTTATGAAGGAGGAAGATTCTCCTTCAGATCCTGCCTCGACCCGCCCTACCGCATCCCTCCCGAGCGCTTCTCCCTGCCACCCAGCAGCCTCGAGGTACGGCCGTGCCTCGACTGCCGCCACGGACGCGTATTCTTCGACGACTACTTGCAGAGTCGGGTCATTGTGTGGGACCCTATCACCAACGACCGCCGCGTCATAGCCCATCCGCCGCAGTTCCGCGACTCCGGGATTGAGCAAATCCACAGTGGGGCGGTGCTCTGCGCCGCCGGCGACCAGGGCCACGTGCATGGCGCCTGTCACTCGAGCCCTTTCAAACTGGTCGGGCTGAGCGCTTACCACCGCAATGATGTAGCCATCATCTTCGCAAGTGTCTACTCTTCGGACACTGGCATATGGAGCGATCTCGTACCAACAACCCTTCCGTGGAGGGGTATAAGATTTTCCACGAAAAGCGCACTTGTTGGTAACACCCTTCACTGTCTGCTTGCGATGGATACAATACTTGAGTTTGATTTGGACACACGGATGCTAGCTGTGACCAAGACACCTCCTGGTGCTCCTCCTCGCCATGACAATGTTCAGATCATCCAGTCACAGGATGGCGGTGTTGGCTTTGCTGCATTGTCTGGCTCTCGCTACCAGCCCTACTTGCAAATGTGGGACAGGAAGGTCGATTCTCATGGAGCTGTCACATGGGTGCTGCAGAAGACTCTTGAACTGCAGAAGATTCTTGGATTGGAGTCTAGGATTGACAAGGACAAATCATCTATACTGCACTACCTGGATGATGTTCAGGCAATCTTTTTGCGGGTGCAGTCATCTCTCTACATGGTTGACCTTGAATCAATGCAGTCTAAGGAACTTTCCAAAGGCATCGGCAATTCCATCTATCGTCCTTTCACAAGTTTCTTCACTGAAG